In Raphanus sativus cultivar WK10039 unplaced genomic scaffold, ASM80110v3 Scaffold0250, whole genome shotgun sequence, the following are encoded in one genomic region:
- the LOC130501664 gene encoding cyclic dof factor 1-like, translating into MLERKDQAIKLFGMKIHLPTVLEAEEDGISKEKNQNETLNDQVEKDKTLKKPIKIIPCPRCNSMETKFCYYNNYNVNQPRHFCKACQRYWTSGGTMRSVPVGAGRRKNKNNSSSCSHNYHHATISETRNPVLSFTHGDDQNVSNNRITHSWPYMWNPGFYPVYPYWNVPMLSPSPNSSPKSTIGKHSRDEDETVKQKQRNVSVLVPKTLRVDDPNEAAKSSIWTTLGIKNEVMFKGFDSKKEVTIDKEETETSLVLCANPAALSRSANFHERL; encoded by the exons ATGCTGGAAAGAAAAGATCAAGCGATTAAGCTATTCGGCATGAAAATTCATCTTCCAACGGTTCTTGAGGCTGAAGAAGACGGAATATCGAAAGAGAAG AACCAAAACGAGACATTAAATGATCAAGTGGagaaagacaaaacattaaagaAACCAATCAAGATTATTCCCTGTCCAAGATGCAATAGTATGGAAACAAAGTTCTGTTACTACAACAACTACAACGTAAACCAACCTCGCCATTTCTGCAAAGCTTGTCAAAGGTACTGGACCTCTGGTGGGACCATGAGAAGTGTCCCTGTCGGAGCCGGAAGACGCAAGAACAAGAACAACTCCTCATCTTGTTCACACAATTACCACCACGCCACCATCTCTGAAACACGTAACCCGGTCCTTAGTTTCACCCATGGGGATGATCAAAATGTCTCAAATAATAGGATAACGCATTCGTGGCCATACATGTGGAATCCCGGTTTTTACCCGGTTTATCCTTATTGGAACGTGCCAATGTTGTCTCCGTCGCCTAATTCAAGTCCTAAATCTACTATTGGTAAGCATTCTAGAGACGAAGATGAGACGGTCAAGCAAAAACAGAGGAATGTGTCAGTATTGGTCCCTAAGACTTTAAGAGTTGATGATCCTAACGAAGCTGCAAAGAGTTCTATATGGACAACACTCGGGATCAAGAACGAAGTTATGTTTAAAGGGTTTGATTCTAAAAAAGAGGTTACGATTGACAAAGAAGAAACCGAGACTTCTTTAGTTTTATGTGCGAATCCAGCTGCGTTGTCAAGATCAGCCAATTTCCATGAACGGCTGTGA